The following are encoded in a window of Saccharothrix longispora genomic DNA:
- a CDS encoding type VII secretion target, translated as MSGYEVPVEELRGHADRLRGVEDQLNQALDAARQVSMSGEAYGKICTMFPPIVSFVSGAGIESLSECVTSVGDTIASVRGAADDYEDVDRGNASAFAGGAA; from the coding sequence GTGAGCGGTTACGAGGTCCCGGTCGAGGAGCTGCGCGGGCACGCGGACCGGTTGCGCGGGGTGGAGGACCAGCTCAACCAGGCGCTGGACGCGGCCCGCCAGGTCAGCATGTCCGGTGAGGCGTACGGGAAGATCTGCACGATGTTCCCGCCGATCGTGTCGTTCGTGAGCGGCGCGGGCATCGAGTCGCTGAGCGAGTGCGTGACGTCCGTCGGCGACACCATCGCCTCCGTGCGCGGCGCGGCCGACGACTACGAGGACGTCGACCGGGGCAACGCCTCCGCGTTCGCGGGCGGTGCGGCGTGA
- a CDS encoding YbaB/EbfC family nucleoid-associated protein, translating to MTDPVFGGDEVRTEQEIARWAAGVTAKAEKYQEVSRQVAGVSITEVSRDGLVRLTVDATGAVQTLEISERASGGAQLATTILTTMRRAQSRIAGAVSDVVSAVGIREPGTADALVSSYRQRFPEPPSDTPPWADQVRPTAPPPPSTRRPVQDDDDWEGPSVTE from the coding sequence GTGACCGATCCCGTGTTCGGTGGCGACGAGGTGCGCACGGAGCAGGAGATCGCCCGCTGGGCGGCGGGCGTGACGGCCAAGGCCGAGAAGTACCAGGAGGTGAGCAGGCAGGTCGCCGGGGTGAGCATCACCGAGGTGTCCCGCGACGGCCTGGTGCGGCTCACCGTGGACGCCACCGGGGCCGTGCAGACCCTGGAGATCAGCGAACGGGCGTCCGGCGGCGCGCAGCTCGCCACGACCATCCTGACGACCATGCGCCGTGCGCAATCCCGAATCGCCGGCGCGGTCTCCGACGTGGTGAGCGCGGTCGGCATCCGGGAACCGGGAACCGCCGACGCGCTGGTCTCGTCGTACCGCCAACGCTTCCCCGAACCACCGTCGGACACCCCGCCCTGGGCGGACCAGGTCCGTCCGACCGCACCACCGCCGCCGTCCACGCGGCGACCCGTTCAGGACGACGACGACTGGGAAGGCCCCTCGGTCACCGAGTGA
- a CDS encoding WXG100 family type VII secretion target produces the protein MNNPLVAERRDSTTGYTGIGIAESAADLYNGVSSGSWVEGGLGFAGTGLEMLSLALDPLGTLLQYAVSWIIEHVGPLRDALNWLAGDADQIAAYATTWQNVSQSVGRAHEVLTSEVGRGTAGWTGAAADAYRRSVAEQAEHITAAAGCSATVGTVVQVVGVLVGTVRGIVRDLVAECVATLVARIPQWLAEEAVTLGFATPHVVASAVAIIAKWVNRISDVITKLVRSVGRLRPLMNRLGEIWEAIKKGLRALKRADAPGAPRTPDPVTLPGSPDVKPRGGTTPSGTTAPSSTSGPTVSAPPPTHTPPATTTPAGTTTPSGAPVSAPPVTHAPPGGTTPSGTTSPSSAPVTPPPVAHGPSGGTTTPSSTTAPPATPVPGGGGGGSGPKIIRRDDHFPNTVNSGGIRKSHLDADGNLVPANPHGKTEPWQHVLGGKDKAAKADSPYTSFSVEGADAKLYGNKEVRLDHERLQADIDAGKVTDVEILPPAKVEASLQGEVDRLAGRAVDVTLPHDATPDQVRKFAEDLGLSKGKTESIISRLQGLLNTRRDGEWLIKGTVPAEYIQGPYDV, from the coding sequence GTGAACAACCCGCTGGTGGCGGAACGCCGCGACTCCACCACCGGTTACACCGGGATCGGCATCGCCGAGTCCGCGGCCGATCTCTACAACGGCGTGTCGTCCGGGTCCTGGGTCGAGGGCGGCCTCGGGTTCGCCGGCACCGGCCTGGAGATGCTCTCGCTCGCCCTCGACCCGCTGGGCACCCTGCTCCAGTACGCCGTCTCGTGGATCATCGAGCACGTCGGGCCGCTGCGCGACGCCCTGAACTGGCTGGCGGGCGACGCCGACCAGATCGCCGCGTACGCCACGACGTGGCAGAACGTGTCCCAGTCCGTCGGCCGGGCGCACGAGGTGCTGACCTCCGAGGTCGGCCGCGGCACGGCCGGCTGGACGGGCGCCGCGGCCGACGCTTACCGCCGGTCGGTCGCCGAGCAGGCCGAGCACATCACCGCGGCGGCCGGGTGCTCCGCCACCGTCGGCACGGTCGTGCAGGTCGTCGGCGTGCTGGTCGGGACGGTGCGCGGCATCGTGCGCGACCTCGTCGCCGAGTGCGTGGCCACGCTCGTCGCCCGCATCCCGCAGTGGCTGGCCGAGGAGGCCGTGACACTCGGCTTCGCCACGCCGCACGTGGTGGCCTCCGCCGTGGCGATCATCGCCAAGTGGGTCAACCGGATCTCCGACGTGATCACGAAACTGGTCCGGTCGGTCGGCAGGCTCCGGCCGCTGATGAACCGGCTCGGGGAGATCTGGGAGGCGATCAAGAAGGGCCTCCGGGCGCTGAAGCGGGCGGACGCGCCCGGTGCGCCGCGCACGCCCGACCCCGTGACGCTGCCCGGTTCGCCCGACGTGAAGCCGCGGGGTGGGACCACGCCGTCCGGGACGACCGCGCCGTCGAGCACGTCGGGACCGACCGTGTCCGCGCCGCCGCCGACGCACACCCCGCCCGCGACCACGACGCCCGCCGGCACGACCACGCCGTCCGGTGCCCCCGTGTCCGCGCCGCCCGTGACGCACGCGCCGCCCGGCGGCACGACCCCGTCCGGGACCACCTCGCCGTCGAGCGCGCCGGTGACCCCGCCCCCGGTGGCGCACGGACCGTCCGGCGGCACGACCACGCCGTCCTCCACGACCGCACCGCCCGCGACCCCGGTGCCGGGCGGTGGTGGCGGTGGTTCCGGGCCGAAGATCATCCGGCGTGACGACCACTTCCCGAACACCGTCAACAGCGGCGGCATCCGCAAGTCGCACCTCGACGCCGACGGCAACCTGGTGCCCGCCAACCCGCACGGCAAGACCGAGCCGTGGCAGCACGTGCTGGGCGGCAAGGACAAGGCCGCCAAGGCGGACAGCCCGTACACCTCGTTCAGCGTCGAGGGCGCGGACGCCAAGCTGTACGGCAACAAGGAGGTCCGCCTCGACCACGAGCGGCTCCAGGCCGACATCGACGCGGGCAAGGTCACCGACGTGGAGATCCTGCCGCCCGCCAAGGTGGAGGCGTCGCTCCAGGGCGAGGTGGACCGGCTCGCCGGGCGCGCCGTCGACGTGACCCTGCCGCACGACGCCACCCCCGACCAGGTGCGGAAGTTCGCCGAGGACCTGGGGTTGTCCAAGGGGAAGACCGAGTCGATCATCAGCCGCCTCCAGGGCCTGCTCAACACCCGTCGCGACGGCGAGTGGCTGATCAAGGGCACGGTCCCGGCCGAGTACATCCAGGGGCCATACGATGTCTGA